In Cyanobium sp. WAJ14-Wanaka, a single genomic region encodes these proteins:
- a CDS encoding ABC transporter ATP-binding protein: MTISNSPTPAKLEPKSFYWRLAIYGRRYLWPTFAFALFFNLLYGASTGFVPLVIRYLFDEVLPSQDRVRLYSAPVAIVVVMAIRAASQYLGSYLTELVGQSMTADLRKTMAAKMVELPESFLDRNPSAMLVSRVMNDVGLVKSGIVDGFVSVVKDGLTLAVLVAVAFYQDWLLSLIAFVLFPFAIAPVLKSSKKVRRHSRTSQNSLARLATYLQESIVGSRVVKIFGMQAYELDRFDAENKSVLQTALKTTRAKLANQPLMELLGAIGFSAVLLYGGESVIAGTRTTGSLFAFMASLYLCYAPFKSIAKSNATWQQGAAAAEDIYAILDVPNDPADPENPLKVPNFSVGLSAQSVSFGYGNELVIDRLDLEVPCGKTVALVGSSGGGKSTIVDLFCRFYDPSSGVISIDGVDLKDLQLSELRSIISVVDQNTFLFNDTVANNIAYGLSEASIDVIEAAARSANAHDFICQLPDGYDTLIGENGTMLSGGQRQRLAIARALIKNSPILFLDEATSALDSASEQVVQEALDRLMQNRTTLVVAHRLSTVVNADCICVIAKGRVVESGPHQELLARGGPYSHLFSTQFASAEAASSV; encoded by the coding sequence ATGACCATATCTAATTCGCCAACCCCTGCCAAGTTGGAGCCCAAATCATTCTATTGGCGGCTGGCGATTTATGGCCGTCGTTATTTATGGCCCACCTTTGCATTTGCCCTGTTCTTTAACCTTCTCTACGGCGCATCTACCGGCTTTGTGCCCCTGGTAATTCGCTATCTATTCGACGAGGTTTTGCCCTCCCAGGATCGGGTTCGGCTCTACAGCGCTCCTGTGGCGATTGTGGTGGTTATGGCAATTCGTGCTGCCTCCCAATACCTGGGATCCTATTTGACTGAGTTGGTGGGTCAGTCGATGACTGCCGATCTGCGCAAAACCATGGCGGCAAAAATGGTCGAATTACCAGAATCCTTTTTGGATCGAAATCCTTCTGCGATGTTGGTTTCTCGGGTGATGAATGATGTGGGCTTGGTCAAATCCGGAATTGTCGATGGTTTCGTTTCCGTAGTTAAGGATGGCCTCACTTTGGCGGTATTGGTTGCGGTTGCTTTTTATCAAGACTGGTTGCTTTCCCTAATTGCTTTTGTACTTTTCCCTTTCGCAATTGCACCTGTCCTGAAGTCTTCCAAAAAAGTTAGGCGTCATTCTAGAACCAGCCAGAATAGCTTGGCTCGCTTGGCCACCTATCTTCAGGAATCAATTGTGGGTTCAAGGGTCGTCAAGATTTTTGGGATGCAGGCCTATGAGCTGGATCGCTTTGACGCCGAAAATAAATCCGTATTACAAACCGCCCTTAAGACCACTAGGGCCAAACTGGCCAACCAGCCCTTAATGGAATTACTGGGGGCGATTGGCTTTAGTGCGGTTCTTCTATATGGTGGCGAAAGTGTGATTGCCGGCACCCGCACGACGGGAAGTTTGTTTGCTTTTATGGCATCACTCTATCTTTGCTATGCACCTTTTAAGAGCATTGCCAAATCCAATGCAACCTGGCAGCAGGGGGCTGCAGCTGCTGAGGATATCTATGCAATTCTGGATGTTCCCAATGATCCCGCCGACCCTGAGAATCCCCTCAAAGTTCCCAATTTTTCTGTGGGATTAAGTGCTCAAAGCGTTTCATTTGGCTATGGCAATGAACTGGTGATAGACAGGCTGGATCTTGAAGTGCCCTGCGGTAAAACAGTTGCCCTGGTGGGATCTAGTGGTGGTGGCAAGAGCACAATTGTGGATTTGTTTTGTCGTTTTTATGATCCCAGTTCCGGTGTGATCAGCATCGATGGGGTTGATCTCAAGGATTTGCAGTTATCAGAATTGCGTAGCATTATTTCTGTTGTTGACCAAAATACTTTTTTGTTCAATGATACCGTTGCAAATAATATTGCCTATGGCCTCTCGGAAGCTTCCATTGATGTGATTGAAGCTGCCGCCCGCTCTGCCAATGCCCACGATTTTATCTGCCAGCTTCCAGATGGTTATGACACCTTAATTGGTGAGAATGGCACCATGCTTTCTGGTGGGCAGCGCCAGCGCCTGGCCATTGCGAGGGCCTTGATTAAGAACTCCCCCATCTTGTTCTTGGATGAGGCCACTTCAGCCTTGGATTCGGCTTCAGAGCAGGTGGTTCAAGAGGCCCTAGATAGGTTGATGCAAAACCGCACCACTTTGGTGGTGGCCCATCGTCTTTCCACCGTGGTTAATGCGGATTGCATCTGCGTAATCGCCAAGGGGCGGGTTGTTGAGTCTGGTCCTCACCAGGAGCTTTTGGCTCGCGGTGGGCCCTATTCCCACCTATTTTCGACTCAGTTCGCAAGCGCAGAAGCGGCTTCTTCCGTATGA
- a CDS encoding carotenoid oxygenase family protein — protein MTSSLAGETSVATNRGDWARAFRNVTQELDGVCLQPVRGIIPPELNGTLYRNGPGRLERAGLSVHHPFDGDGMITAFRFAEGSVELANRFVRTEGWLEEEKAGKYLYRGVFGSQKPGGALANAFDLRLKNIANTHVVRLGDDLLALWEASSPHALDPVSLETRGLTLLDGVLKPGEAFSAHPRFDPGHHGEPRMVTFGVKSGPRSSVRLMEFATEGPKAGQLVADRSDSFGGFAFLHDFAITPNWAVFLQNAIDFNPLPFVFGQKGAAQCLRSRPGGRGQFWLIPRDCGSYAGQAPRLIDAPDGFVFHHLNAYEEGDEVVVESIFYNDFPSIGPDDDFRSIDFDSLPAGLLERCRINLTTGTASSERLSERCCEFAMVNPRFQGLPARYGWMAVAERETGNDPLQVIKKLDLQTGEGSTWSAAPRGFVTEPIMVPRSIKEGERMPAEDDGWLLCLIWNGARDANDLVILDAADLSETAVIELPLAMPYGLHGSWHQGS, from the coding sequence ATGACTAGCTCTTTGGCTGGAGAAACTTCTGTGGCCACCAATCGGGGTGATTGGGCCAGGGCCTTTCGCAATGTCACCCAGGAGCTTGATGGGGTATGTCTCCAGCCAGTTCGCGGGATTATCCCGCCGGAACTTAATGGGACCCTCTATCGCAATGGTCCGGGCCGTTTGGAGAGGGCAGGCCTATCTGTCCACCATCCCTTTGATGGCGATGGAATGATCACGGCCTTTCGCTTTGCGGAGGGATCTGTCGAGCTAGCTAATCGTTTTGTGCGCACTGAGGGATGGCTAGAGGAAGAGAAGGCCGGGAAATATCTATATCGTGGGGTGTTTGGCAGCCAGAAGCCTGGAGGAGCGCTCGCTAACGCTTTTGATCTACGTCTTAAAAATATCGCCAACACCCATGTGGTGCGCCTCGGTGATGATCTTTTGGCGCTCTGGGAGGCAAGTTCCCCCCATGCCCTTGACCCCGTCAGCCTTGAAACCAGGGGCCTCACTCTCCTAGATGGCGTGCTTAAGCCAGGTGAGGCTTTTAGTGCCCATCCCCGTTTTGATCCGGGCCACCATGGTGAGCCGAGGATGGTCACTTTTGGTGTGAAGAGTGGCCCCCGCAGCAGCGTGCGGCTGATGGAATTTGCCACCGAGGGTCCGAAGGCAGGCCAGCTGGTGGCTGATCGCAGCGACAGCTTTGGGGGGTTTGCCTTCTTGCACGACTTTGCTATCACCCCAAATTGGGCAGTGTTTTTGCAAAACGCGATCGACTTCAACCCCCTGCCATTTGTATTCGGACAGAAGGGGGCAGCCCAGTGTTTGCGCTCTAGGCCAGGCGGCCGTGGCCAATTTTGGCTTATTCCCAGGGACTGTGGCTCCTATGCGGGCCAAGCCCCCAGGTTGATTGATGCCCCCGATGGCTTTGTCTTCCACCATCTCAATGCCTATGAAGAGGGAGACGAGGTGGTGGTAGAGAGCATTTTCTATAACGACTTCCCCTCAATTGGACCCGACGACGATTTTCGCTCGATCGACTTTGATTCTTTGCCCGCTGGCTTGCTTGAGCGTTGTCGAATCAATCTCACTACTGGTACGGCAAGTAGTGAACGCTTGAGTGAGCGTTGCTGTGAATTTGCGATGGTGAATCCGAGGTTCCAGGGTTTGCCCGCCCGCTATGGCTGGATGGCTGTTGCAGAGCGCGAAACCGGCAATGACCCTTTGCAGGTTATCAAGAAACTCGATTTGCAAACAGGTGAGGGCAGCACTTGGAGTGCGGCACCCCGGGGCTTTGTCACTGAACCGATCATGGTGCCACGATCAATTAAGGAAGGTGAGCGAATGCCTGCCGAGGACGATGGCTGGCTGTTGTGCTTGATCTGGAATGGGGCCCGAGATGCTAACGATTTAGTGATCCTTGACGCCGCAGATCTAAGTGAAACGGCTGTGATTGAGCTACCCCTTGCCATGCCCTATGGGCTACATGGCAGTTGGCATCAAGGCTCTTAG
- the rdgB gene encoding RdgB/HAM1 family non-canonical purine NTP pyrophosphatase, giving the protein MASQTKFSLPDLLVIASGNAGKVREFSHLLEGYGLKIIPQPEGLDVEETGQTFAENARIKAIAVAKASGHWALADDSGLCVDALGGAPGVHSSRYADSDRARIQRLLGELQQVQITTDSENRRAEFVAALAISDPSGNVLIEVEGRCPGEILKSPRGEGGFGYDPIFYVSEATQTFAEMDKAVKSNIGHRGRAFSLLLPKLRALMPTAM; this is encoded by the coding sequence ATGGCTTCCCAAACAAAGTTTTCACTGCCTGACCTATTGGTTATCGCCAGCGGCAATGCAGGCAAGGTCCGCGAATTCAGCCACCTGCTCGAAGGCTATGGCCTGAAAATCATTCCCCAGCCTGAAGGCCTGGATGTGGAAGAAACGGGCCAAACCTTTGCCGAAAATGCCCGAATCAAGGCAATCGCTGTTGCCAAGGCGAGTGGCCATTGGGCCCTAGCTGACGACTCGGGCCTCTGCGTAGACGCCCTCGGCGGCGCACCCGGGGTCCACTCATCTCGCTATGCCGATAGCGATAGGGCCCGCATTCAACGACTACTCGGCGAGCTGCAGCAGGTGCAAATCACCACAGACTCAGAAAACCGAAGGGCTGAGTTTGTGGCGGCCCTGGCCATCTCCGACCCCTCAGGGAATGTGCTCATTGAAGTGGAAGGGCGCTGCCCCGGCGAGATTTTAAAATCACCCAGGGGAGAGGGTGGCTTTGGCTATGACCCAATTTTCTACGTATCAGAAGCAACTCAAACCTTCGCCGAAATGGACAAGGCAGTTAAAAGCAATATCGGCCACCGCGGGCGGGCTTTCTCACTGCTACTTCCTAAACTAAGAGCCTTGATGCCAACTGCCATGTAG
- a CDS encoding phosphoglucomutase/phosphomannomutase family protein, with translation MASAPLPLEASPIAFGTDGWRGILGVDITVERMLPVAAAAARELAHSAPEGLSSKEVVIGYDRRFLAPELAEAICAAVHGCGLVPLLCDTSVPTPACSWAVVERHALGALVITASHNPAEWLGLKIKGPFGGSVEGDFTQRVERRLAAGGITVPIPSPTQRFDAMGTYLAGLKAKVDTEALSAGLARLGLQVIVDPMHGSAAGGLEKLLESASSSGHLVEIRGQRDPLFGGNPPEPLAPYLEQLIKAVQASGAAGRPAVGIVFDGDGDRIAAVDERGRFCSTQLLMPLFIDHLAGARKLEGLVIKTVSGSDLMQLVAEDLGRQVLEMPVGFKYIASEMLKGGVLVGGEESGGVGFGMHLPERDALFAALLLIEALVEGGQPLGVRLDDLQSRCGGAAAYDRLDLRLADMATRKRLEVLLQEAPPSQVAGHTVKEVIRTDGVKLRLGDNHWLMLRFSGTEPLLRLYCEAPSQERVAEVLAWAKQYADSI, from the coding sequence ATGGCCTCAGCCCCCCTGCCCTTGGAGGCCAGCCCGATTGCCTTTGGCACCGATGGCTGGCGGGGCATCCTCGGGGTTGACATCACGGTGGAGCGCATGTTGCCGGTGGCTGCCGCCGCCGCCCGTGAACTGGCCCATTCGGCACCGGAGGGGCTTAGCAGCAAGGAGGTGGTGATTGGCTACGACCGCCGCTTCTTGGCCCCCGAGTTGGCGGAGGCAATTTGCGCCGCAGTACATGGCTGCGGACTGGTGCCCCTGCTCTGCGACACCTCCGTACCAACTCCCGCCTGCAGCTGGGCGGTGGTGGAGCGCCATGCCCTGGGGGCCCTGGTGATAACTGCCAGCCACAACCCAGCTGAATGGCTGGGCCTAAAAATCAAGGGTCCCTTTGGGGGCTCGGTGGAGGGTGATTTCACCCAGAGGGTGGAGCGCCGTCTAGCGGCCGGCGGCATCACCGTGCCAATTCCAAGCCCCACCCAACGCTTTGATGCGATGGGCACCTACCTGGCCGGGCTCAAGGCGAAGGTGGACACGGAAGCCCTCAGTGCCGGCCTGGCCCGCCTGGGTCTCCAGGTAATTGTCGATCCAATGCATGGCTCAGCCGCCGGTGGATTGGAAAAACTGCTGGAGTCGGCGAGTAGCAGCGGTCACCTGGTTGAAATTCGTGGCCAACGGGATCCCCTATTTGGCGGCAACCCACCCGAACCCCTGGCGCCCTATCTCGAGCAACTGATCAAGGCGGTGCAGGCCTCCGGTGCGGCAGGGCGTCCAGCGGTCGGAATCGTGTTTGACGGCGATGGCGACCGTATCGCGGCGGTCGATGAGCGGGGCCGCTTCTGCAGCACCCAGCTACTGATGCCCCTATTCATCGACCACCTTGCCGGGGCCAGAAAACTGGAGGGATTGGTGATCAAAACCGTCAGCGGCTCAGACCTAATGCAACTGGTAGCCGAAGATCTGGGTCGCCAGGTGCTGGAGATGCCCGTGGGCTTCAAGTACATCGCCAGTGAAATGCTGAAAGGGGGAGTGCTAGTCGGCGGCGAGGAATCTGGTGGGGTGGGTTTTGGCATGCACCTGCCGGAGCGCGACGCCCTATTTGCCGCACTGCTTCTTATCGAAGCCCTTGTGGAGGGAGGCCAGCCCCTTGGTGTGCGCCTAGATGATCTGCAGTCGCGCTGCGGCGGAGCCGCCGCCTACGACCGCCTGGACCTGCGACTGGCCGACATGGCCACCCGCAAACGCCTAGAAGTTCTGCTGCAGGAAGCCCCGCCTTCCCAGGTGGCCGGCCATACGGTGAAGGAAGTAATCAGGACCGATGGCGTAAAACTGCGGCTTGGAGACAACCACTGGCTGATGCTGCGCTTCTCCGGCACCGAACCTCTATTGCGGCTGTACTGCGAAGCCCCAAGCCAAGAAAGGGTTGCCGAAGTGCTCGCCTGGGCCAAGCAATACGCAGACTCGATATAG
- a CDS encoding TM0106 family RecB-like putative nuclease has product MTASPLTDRLLRSWVRCRRRAWLDQWGEPARRQWNAHRTLALNDQFRSFQALLPRKPGRGDAACLAGEPGVVGLRLKGAGPAGLELEAHPALLERVSGASRWGDYAYWPVLARQGRRVTREHRLVLALWGRLLAVYQQAAVPQGLVLAGEGRALQRERLSLHSGLQQQLDDSLVKLAADLASSSPPPLVSDRKKCTLCSWRGFCDQEAAATGHLSEVSGIGGKRRELLLEVGIGSLGALAQADPGVLASKLAVHGEQHREIAAELVAQARVQQGGQPQRLQAAPALPELASARGCLLYDIESDPDARDDFLHGFVLVERAADGSWPGELDGCRYRPLLALHEHGEGRLWLRLERFLNRYPGWTVLHFGETEAIGLTRLAQRQGASESTVRELRSRLVDVHMRLKRSWRLPVGSYGLKTVASWLGFAWSQKGVDGARCLLWWRQWRQWRHEPGPRGRASRYQLERIFRYNRDDSLATWVVVRWLLDKDS; this is encoded by the coding sequence GTGACGGCCTCGCCCCTAACTGACCGGCTCCTGCGCAGCTGGGTGCGCTGCCGGCGGCGGGCTTGGTTGGATCAATGGGGGGAGCCTGCTAGACGCCAGTGGAACGCCCACCGAACCCTGGCCCTAAACGACCAGTTCCGCAGCTTCCAGGCATTGCTGCCCCGAAAGCCTGGCCGGGGCGATGCCGCCTGCCTGGCCGGGGAGCCTGGGGTGGTGGGCCTAAGACTGAAAGGAGCGGGTCCAGCGGGGTTGGAGCTGGAGGCCCATCCGGCTCTTTTAGAGCGGGTTTCCGGTGCGAGCCGCTGGGGCGATTACGCCTATTGGCCAGTGTTGGCTCGCCAGGGGCGGAGGGTGACCCGGGAGCACCGGCTGGTTTTAGCCCTGTGGGGCAGGTTGTTGGCGGTTTATCAGCAGGCGGCCGTGCCCCAGGGCCTCGTGTTGGCTGGAGAAGGTCGGGCCCTGCAGCGCGAGCGCCTTTCCCTCCATTCCGGCCTGCAGCAACAACTGGATGACAGCCTGGTGAAGTTGGCGGCTGATCTGGCCAGTTCCAGCCCGCCGCCCTTGGTCAGTGATCGCAAAAAGTGCACCCTTTGCAGTTGGCGGGGCTTCTGTGATCAGGAGGCTGCAGCCACAGGCCATCTCAGCGAGGTTAGTGGCATCGGTGGCAAACGCCGGGAGTTGCTGCTGGAGGTGGGAATAGGCAGCTTGGGCGCCTTGGCCCAGGCCGATCCGGGTGTGTTGGCTTCCAAATTGGCGGTGCATGGCGAGCAGCACCGCGAAATCGCTGCTGAATTGGTGGCCCAGGCGCGGGTGCAGCAGGGGGGGCAGCCCCAGCGCCTGCAGGCTGCACCAGCGTTGCCGGAGCTGGCCAGTGCCCGGGGCTGTCTGCTTTACGACATTGAGTCGGATCCCGATGCCCGCGACGACTTCCTCCATGGCTTTGTGCTTGTGGAGCGAGCTGCCGATGGCTCCTGGCCAGGGGAATTGGATGGCTGTCGTTACCGGCCCCTGCTTGCCCTCCATGAGCACGGGGAAGGGCGCCTCTGGCTGCGGCTTGAGCGGTTCCTGAACCGCTACCCGGGCTGGACGGTGCTGCACTTTGGCGAAACCGAAGCAATTGGCCTGACTCGCTTGGCCCAGCGCCAGGGGGCTAGCGAATCCACGGTTCGCGAGCTGCGCTCCCGGCTTGTGGATGTCCACATGCGCCTAAAACGCAGCTGGCGGCTGCCGGTGGGCAGCTACGGCCTCAAAACGGTTGCCAGCTGGCTGGGTTTTGCCTGGAGCCAGAAGGGTGTTGATGGCGCCCGTTGCCTGTTGTGGTGGCGCCAGTGGCGTCAGTGGCGCCATGAGCCAGGCCCGCGGGGCCGCGCCAGCCGCTACCAGCTTGAACGGATTTTTCGCTACAACCGCGACGACAGCCTCGCCACCTGGGTCGTGGTGCGCTGGCTGCTGGACAAAGACTCCTAG
- a CDS encoding folate-binding protein YgfZ has protein sequence MSDIWSWQPEQASRTDQPVSLLHLEGPGSLRFLHGQTTAAIENVATGSWIPSCCTSPTGRMRAVVDVWIGGAPAEQEAAAGQGAWLMIHGPSQSTGLALHQCLDRVLFPADRVKLGPLEAATWITPIGSGLEPFLQREGAALAKEIAALTCLGPMDQERWRIQQGLPTEPAEINDHTNPFELGLADRVSLGKGCYLGQETLAKLATYDGVKQQLRRWHCRLENPSSSPLLAPGQLLWSNDQVKAGLITSSLAIGSGQWIGLALVRRQALGQECLMARDVNQLADPKPLGGQLTLYLSQAPSFSAIPIGAGGNG, from the coding sequence ATGAGTGACATCTGGAGCTGGCAACCCGAGCAAGCCAGCCGCACCGATCAGCCGGTGAGCCTGCTGCACCTGGAAGGGCCAGGCAGCCTGCGCTTTTTACATGGCCAAACAACCGCCGCCATTGAAAATGTCGCCACCGGCAGTTGGATCCCCAGCTGCTGCACCAGCCCCACCGGCCGGATGCGGGCCGTAGTCGACGTCTGGATTGGTGGCGCCCCCGCAGAGCAGGAAGCGGCGGCTGGCCAGGGGGCCTGGTTGATGATCCACGGCCCAAGCCAAAGCACCGGCCTGGCCCTGCACCAGTGCCTGGATCGGGTGCTGTTCCCTGCAGATCGGGTCAAGCTGGGCCCCCTAGAGGCGGCCACCTGGATCACCCCAATCGGTTCGGGCCTGGAGCCCTTCCTCCAGCGCGAGGGCGCAGCACTGGCCAAGGAGATAGCCGCTCTTACCTGTTTGGGCCCAATGGATCAGGAGCGCTGGCGGATTCAGCAGGGCTTGCCGACCGAACCAGCTGAAATCAACGACCACACCAACCCCTTTGAACTGGGCCTGGCAGATCGGGTGAGTCTTGGCAAAGGCTGTTATTTGGGGCAGGAAACCCTGGCCAAATTGGCCACCTACGACGGCGTAAAACAGCAGCTACGGCGCTGGCACTGCCGGCTCGAGAATCCAAGCTCATCGCCGCTGCTTGCCCCGGGTCAGCTGCTCTGGAGCAATGACCAAGTCAAGGCTGGCCTGATCACCTCCAGCCTGGCCATCGGCAGCGGTCAATGGATTGGCCTGGCCCTGGTGCGACGCCAGGCCCTGGGGCAAGAGTGTCTGATGGCTAGGGATGTCAACCAACTAGCTGACCCAAAACCACTTGGCGGCCAACTAACTCTCTACCTCTCCCAAGCACCCAGCTTCTCAGCAATACCCATAGGAGCCGGTGGCAACGGCTAG
- the pyrE gene encoding orotate phosphoribosyltransferase, whose protein sequence is MRAQLLAQLAQKAYRHGQFTLASGRSSDHYVNCKPVSLSGEGLALLGALFLEQVEPEALAVAGLTLGADPLVSAVAMGAALAGRSLDALIVRKEAKGHGTGAWLEGPLPEPGSRITVLEDVVTTGGSSLKAVNQLREAGYEVRRVVTIVDRQEGGLEAMTAAGLELRSLFLLEEVAAASLGQ, encoded by the coding sequence ATGCGTGCCCAATTGCTGGCACAACTGGCCCAAAAGGCCTATCGCCACGGTCAGTTCACCCTGGCTTCAGGGCGCAGCAGTGACCACTACGTCAACTGCAAACCCGTGAGCCTCAGTGGTGAAGGGCTGGCCCTACTGGGTGCCCTGTTCCTGGAGCAGGTGGAGCCAGAGGCCTTGGCGGTGGCCGGGCTGACCCTGGGCGCCGACCCCCTGGTCAGCGCCGTGGCCATGGGCGCCGCCCTCGCCGGCCGGAGCCTCGATGCCCTGATTGTGCGCAAGGAAGCCAAGGGCCATGGCACCGGAGCCTGGTTGGAGGGCCCCCTGCCCGAGCCGGGCAGCCGCATCACCGTGCTGGAGGACGTGGTCACCACCGGGGGCTCCTCGCTCAAGGCAGTGAACCAACTGAGGGAGGCCGGCTACGAGGTAAGGCGGGTGGTGACGATCGTGGACCGTCAAGAGGGGGGCCTCGAAGCGATGACCGCTGCCGGCCTTGAATTGCGCAGCCTGTTCCTGCTGGAAGAAGTTGCAGCCGCAAGCCTTGGCCAATGA
- a CDS encoding Occludin/ELL family protein yields the protein MNWFPRRGLGLLGLAASFGLTAGLGWAGPVLCTTSGELTSCAAVQTTPALVEQRFYTYTSPFASGVDLSHQVTDLLGIAMGGVEGNRLMGFGFPDQTIVWDGTALQNTYQVLLEQQSNPLPWRTVDVGNGFGGSLASGGPSPKPVVDTPPVGGLAIW from the coding sequence ATGAATTGGTTCCCTAGGCGTGGATTGGGGCTGCTTGGGCTGGCTGCCAGCTTTGGACTCACTGCTGGCTTGGGTTGGGCTGGGCCGGTGCTTTGCACCACCAGTGGCGAGCTCACCAGCTGCGCTGCAGTGCAAACCACCCCAGCGCTGGTGGAGCAGCGTTTTTACACATATACGTCGCCTTTTGCCAGTGGTGTTGACCTCAGCCACCAAGTCACCGACCTCCTGGGAATTGCCATGGGTGGGGTCGAAGGAAACCGCTTGATGGGTTTTGGTTTCCCTGATCAGACCATCGTCTGGGATGGCACCGCCCTACAAAACACCTATCAGGTTCTGCTTGAGCAGCAGTCCAATCCCCTCCCCTGGCGCACGGTTGATGTGGGCAATGGCTTTGGCGGCAGCCTCGCGTCTGGTGGCCCATCGCCCAAACCTGTGGTAGACACACCACCGGTTGGGGGTCTAGCAATCTGGTGA
- a CDS encoding hemolysin family protein, whose protein sequence is MIVSLALAVLLALVAFFAAGEFALIRLRPSRVRQLVEAGASGAQAVAKLQFRLRRLLVATQLGAALALVALGWAGRGLADKFGGTALVDAAVFLGLVLLATLLGGLLPKAWVLHRPEESALRLAPLLDAVIRSLAPLLSLIERLAAVLLRLLGLPRNWDELVPVLSAGELETLIETGSVTGLMPDERSILEGVFSLRDTLVREVMVPRSGMVTVPVDVTFAALMREVHDTAHARFPVIGNSLDDVRGLLDLRRLADPIARGHLQPDTPLAPFITPLAVVQESTSLAQLLPLIRSGQPMLLVVDEHGGTEGLVTVADLTSEIVGDDDDPLEAAADLQELADGQWSVAGDLEIFELNRQLCLQLPEADGHHTLAGFLLERLQHIPSPGESLSWKGHQYRVLIMDGPRIERVAIERVAS, encoded by the coding sequence GTGATCGTTTCCCTGGCTCTGGCGGTGCTGCTGGCCCTTGTGGCCTTTTTTGCGGCAGGTGAATTTGCCCTGATTCGGCTTCGACCCAGCCGGGTGCGCCAGCTGGTGGAGGCGGGTGCCTCCGGGGCCCAGGCGGTGGCCAAGTTGCAGTTCAGGCTCCGGCGTCTGCTGGTGGCAACCCAGTTGGGGGCGGCGCTGGCCCTGGTGGCCCTGGGTTGGGCAGGCCGTGGCTTAGCCGACAAATTCGGTGGCACTGCCTTGGTTGATGCCGCCGTTTTTCTTGGTCTGGTGCTGTTGGCCACCCTGCTGGGGGGCTTGCTGCCCAAGGCCTGGGTGCTTCACCGACCGGAAGAATCGGCCCTGCGGCTGGCACCCCTGCTGGATGCGGTAATCCGCAGCCTGGCCCCATTGCTCTCGCTGATTGAGCGGCTTGCGGCGGTGCTCCTGCGCCTGTTGGGTTTGCCCCGCAACTGGGATGAGCTGGTGCCGGTGCTATCTGCCGGTGAGCTCGAGACTCTGATTGAAACGGGCAGTGTCACCGGACTTATGCCCGATGAGCGCAGCATCCTGGAGGGAGTTTTCTCACTGCGGGACACCCTGGTACGGGAGGTGATGGTGCCCCGTTCCGGCATGGTCACCGTGCCCGTGGATGTCACCTTCGCAGCCCTGATGCGCGAGGTGCATGACACCGCCCATGCCCGTTTTCCGGTGATTGGCAATTCCCTTGATGATGTGCGTGGGCTGTTGGATCTGCGGCGGCTGGCGGATCCGATTGCCCGTGGCCACCTGCAGCCAGATACCCCATTGGCGCCTTTCATAACGCCCCTCGCGGTGGTTCAGGAGAGCACCTCTTTGGCCCAGTTGTTGCCCCTAATCCGCAGTGGGCAGCCGATGCTCTTGGTGGTGGATGAGCATGGCGGCACCGAGGGTCTGGTCACAGTTGCTGACCTCACAAGCGAAATTGTCGGCGACGACGACGACCCCCTAGAGGCCGCCGCCGACCTCCAAGAACTTGCCGATGGCCAGTGGTCGGTGGCGGGTGATTTGGAAATCTTTGAACTCAATCGCCAACTCTGCCTCCAACTTCCAGAGGCCGATGGCCACCACACCCTGGCGGGCTTTTTGCTCGAACGGCTCCAGCACATCCCCTCCCCTGGAGAGAGTTTGAGCTGGAAGGGACATCAATATCGGGTCTTGATAATGGATGGTCCGCGGATCGAAAGGGTTGCGATTGAGCGGGTGGCCAGTTAA